A stretch of DNA from Anopheles ziemanni chromosome 3, idAnoZiCoDA_A2_x.2, whole genome shotgun sequence:
aattcaacaaagCGAAACACAAAATATGAttcgataaaatttaaaagtttttgctTATGCCACAAAACAAATGCTCTCTTGTGTGAAACTGTGAGCTATTTCGAGAATTTCCTCCGCCACTAATCAGCCGAACAGACTTCTTCAGTCGAGCGGAGGATCCGATGAGCCACCTAATGGATGATGGATTAATCTGCCTCACTAATTGAGCCGCACTTTGCTTGAACTGGAAGCAAATGGTGACGACCGGAGTGGCTGGTGGCAATTAGGTAACACTACTAGGCGCGCTTTGCTCAGCTGAGCGTGAAATTGTTGGTATCGGTTGCCCTCAACAGTGGCTCGAATAACTCTCGTTTTTGTTGCAAACGAAGTCGGGACAAAACTTGGTTGAAAATAGATTTCACTGACTTTATATCAGAACGAATGATGACCTTGCTAAGTTATGCAGTGCAATTAGTCAGAAGgtgaaataaacaatattgaCCTTAATGGAACCATAATTACAGCctaaaaactaaactaaaaatcATGCGCATCTTTTTCCGCCATTGGCACATTAGTTGTAATAAACGTTACAATAAAACCAATgataattaataataaatcacCTCACGAAATCACATACACAGAAATGCAGTTAATAGTTTTTACTCATAAAGTAAGGTAAAGAGTTGGGTTTGAAGTGTAGCTGgagattatttttatctttttaatcTTACATTGAACTCTTAGAAAATTATCAAATGACGACTACCATCCAGAGCAAATTGATATTGCTCAACAATCGTACAACAAGTACAATACGGCCTggccgaacaaaaaaaacaattctaaAAAATCGTTGACGTAGTTTTTTGCgttgaaaattttcatgacAGTTCGTTTAATATGGCCAATCCGAACGAGATAAACTAGATACAGCGTCTCTAACGCCCTGATTTATGAGAAATGATATGGCACTTTAATGCTTTCTAAATGAATTCATTTGTTGCGAATATGgttcttaaaaaaaaggttaaatcTGCTACATTATCATGAATGAATAAATGGATATACTTtgcaaagtgttttttttatacaatccCCCAAAAAATCATTCCCGTCATATCTTTCTTCAGTTATGTCTCACTTTAGCCCGACAATCAGCGCTGGTTTGTGGGCTCGATCTTTGCTACCCTTTTTTCCCAAACTTCCGGCATCGACTGCCGGGGAATGCTACCGAAACGAGAGGTTCGTCAACATCCATGATTGCGCTTAATGACATGTGATGAGGAAGTAGGATTCCAGATTTCGAAAACCAGCACACGACCGGGTGGGGAAGCCCGCAGAAGCCATCCACCCATAGCACCAGACGTGTGATTATTTGGCGGAACGGAGCAGAATaatttcgttccattttcgAAACTTCAAACTTATCGCTGACCTATCTTCAAACCCCGTCGGCCAAATTGGGTGTTAAAAAGTAATGCCGCTACATCCTACGTTCTGGTATGCGGTAGAAAAAGGGCGTGTTGCCTCACACCGGCCACTGATTTAGAAGGTAGGTGTGTTAATTGCCACCGCAGCGAGAAGAAGGTATGTGTGTCATTTGTTACCGACTGTTGATTGGGTCGTGGGTCTTTCATTTAAGCGAGGTAAAAGTTTCCTAAGTAGCATCTGTTGTGATTGTTGTTTACAAAAATCGCAAAATATTGTTTGGGAAAATGACCCTGTGTTTCCTGGAAATAAGTATTGATTGAGAAATAGGTTTAAAATGGGTTGTTTCTTGTGTGAGTATGAGAAAATAATGCTTATAGCGTAAATAACGTATGCGGTAAAATTGTATGTAGCCATATCAACATTCAGTTATTCGGCTCGGATAACCATTTTCAACATAATTTAATATCCAATAAGAGGAAAATGTCCCCAAAATGGTGCACaaaaaaatggatgaaatGTAAGACGTTGCCCAAGGAGGGTCGTGAAATAGTCTTTAGGTTTGCCTTGTGATAGGGTTTGCTTGTGGTCGATATGATGACGATTTTTATTACGGGTTCTACCGAAGCTTAAAGTCACCCAATCCTGATTGAGCTGAGAAGTATTTTTCCTTACAAATCGAAGATAAAGTTATCAAATAATTGGAATGATGAATACtgttatcagaaaaaaaacttttactGCATTTCTGACTGCAGTTTTACAGTCACCAATGTTGCCTTAAATCCTTACATAAGTAAGCTTTAAGGCCTCTCAAGGTTTTACAAGAAAAGAGCCATTTATTTATTACTATTGCGTAGCATCTGTTTAGGTCCTGGTTGAAGTGTCTTAAGTGGGAATTTTATCAGCATGGCAGCAGAGTAGAGCCCCTAAAATCCCACCTTACATACCTGCGGCAGACTGAGCACGAAGGAGAGCAGATAGGCCACGAACAGGAACCGATGGCAACGGCGGGCGGTGTTGAGCGACTTCATCGGGTACTTGACGGCGACCCAGCGGTCCACGCCGACCAGCACCAGCACGTAGGTCGACAGGTACAGGCTGAACATCTGGCACAGCTTGAACAGCTTGCAGATCAGGTTGCCGGCGACCCAGTCGACGGTGTAGTACCAGGCCGCCTCGCCGATGATGCAGAAGCCCGTCACCAGGACGTCCGCGATCGACAGGTGGAAGATGAGCGAGTAGATGGCGCTCCAGTTGTGGCGCGTCACGCGCCGCGACTTCCGGTTCTTCTGTATGTTCCACATGGTGGCGACGTTGCCGAGCAGCGACACGATGGCCATGGCCGACAGGACGATCACGCGGATGACGCCCGACCGGGAGAGCGTGGGCGCGTGCTCGAAGCAGCTGAGGCCCGGCACCGCCAGCGCACTGCCGTTGTCGAAGGCGTAGCTGATGTTGAGCTGGTCACACTCCTCGCGCGCCAGCACCAGACCGCCGGAGTGGCCTAGCAGGTCGGTGGTGAGCGTGGCCAGCCCGCTCGACAGCTGGTGGATCGCTGGATGCAACCCCGAAGTCGGGGCCAGCGTCGCATCGGACGTTGTGTTAgggtgctgttgctgcagatGCTGGGATGAGGCGGCGTACACGGCTCCGATGGCCAGCGAAGCATTTCCCAGCAGTGCCACCGGCTGCTCCGTGGCAAATAGGTCTGCCAAGGAGGCGGTGTAGTTTTCCAGCGCTGACGATCCATTGCCGGGGAGCAGCTCGAGCATGATAGCGGAGCGATTGAGCAATGGCAGCATCGCAGCGTGCCGGCGATGGCCAAAAGGGTGCTACAAACGATAGGAAAAGGCGATGAAAGAGGATTAAAATACATGCGAAAGGATCCTCCGAAGATAAACTCcaaattggaaaataataattcaaacgTAATTCCCTTCCGTTTAGTAATC
This window harbors:
- the LOC131284950 gene encoding gonadotropin-releasing hormone receptor, which translates into the protein MLELLPGNGSSALENYTASLADLFATEQPVALLGNASLAIGAVYAASSQHLQQQHPNTTSDATLAPTSGLHPAIHQLSSGLATLTTDLLGHSGGLVLAREECDQLNISYAFDNGSALAVPGLSCFEHAPTLSRSGVIRVIVLSAMAIVSLLGNVATMWNIQKNRKSRRVTRHNWSAIYSLIFHLSIADVLVTGFCIIGEAAWYYTVDWVAGNLICKLFKLCQMFSLYLSTYVLVLVGVDRWVAVKYPMKSLNTARRCHRFLFVAYLLSFVLSLPQWMIFRVAKGPFVEDFYQCVTHGFYTDRWQEQLYTTFTLVFMFIIPLLILIGTYLSTFMTISSSEKIFRIDTSAVDRTTYYRRSDTNRQRLIHKAKMKSLRISVVIVVAFIVCWTPYYIMMLIFMFLNPTERFGEDLQSGIFFFGMSNSLINPLIYGAFHLVPIRQRRNQYNQHVREGSVYLQRSSTFNHHNGHQRNLNPHIKFSNSHSNLPEEISLMSLEKDLRSLDENVNQIHQKGTGRAVKRRSFTSKFLSFSRLFHRNHPTKL